DNA from Rhizobacter sp. J219:
GTCGAGCATCTCATCGTGATGGTGCCGAAAGACCGTGTCACCGAGCGTGGCGTGCACATCGACCCGCTGGTCGCGCGCCGCCTCGGCGGCACCGGCGGCGTGGCGCGCATCGCGCTCGAGACCATGCGCAACGCCTACCGCGAGCTTCCCGGCATGAGCCCGCAGGCGGCGCAAGGCGTGGGCGATGCGATCACGCAGCTCGTGCATTTGTCGCTGCTCGATCTGGCCGGCATCGGCACCGCGACCACGCAGCGCGAGGCCCTGCGCGAGCGCATCAAGCAGCATGTGACGCAGCACCTCGGCGATCCGGCACTCTCGGTCGACGCCATCGCGCTCGCGCTCAACTGCAGCCGCCGCCAGCTCTACAACGCATTCGCCGAAGAGCCCGACGGCGTGGCGGGCTACATCCTGCGGCGCCGGCTCGAAGCATGCCGCCGCAGCTTCGACGACCGCGCGCAAGACCGCCGTTCGATCACCGACATCGCGATCGGCTTCGGCTTCTCGAACATGGCGCACTTCAGCCGGGTGTTCCGCGCCCACCTCGGCGTGGCGCCGAGCGACTACCGGCGTGTGGCCGGCGCGGCGCGCGCCTGAATCGCCTTCAGCGCGGCGAGTGGAGCGCCAGCCGGCGCTGCATGCCTTCGCAGCTGAGGTCGAAGCCCTGGGCCGAGTGCATCACCGCCACGCCGTGCGAGGCCGACCACACCGCTTCGGCACTCAGACCGGCGCTCAGCGCGAGCGTGCGCTGCAAGGCCGGCATCTGCGGGCCGAGTGCCTTGTCGACCAGCCGCGGCAGCCGGCCGGTGTGCACATCGGAGCGGGTGGCGAGTGCGGCGATCTGCAAGGCCTGGTCTTCGGCCAGCGGCTCGTCGCGCTCGCGCGCTTCGGCGGCGAGGGCTTGCCAGGGCACGGCGTTGTCGGGGTCGAGGCGTACCCATTGCGCGTTGCTCAACAGGTTGCACGAGCCGCCATCGGGCCCGCGCCGGCCGGCGCAGGCTTCGAGTGCGATGGCGTAGACGAACGGGTCTTGCGAAGCCGCCGCGAGGCGTGCGATTTGCTCGATGCGGCTCGCCACCTCGCGCCCGCGCAGGCGTGCGCCCATCCAGAGCGCGGCGGCGCGCACCTGGTCGTCGTCGCTGGCGAGCATCAGCGCGTCCATCGCGTCGATGGCCGAGCGGCGCACGTCGAGGGGGATGCGTTGCACCGGGTCGGGGTCGTCGGGCGGCAGCTGCACCTCGCCGTAGCCGCAGACCTCGGCCATGCCGGGCGGGCGGCGCTGGGGTTTTGCAACAGGAGCCTTGAGCACCGGCGGGCGGGTGTAGGGCACGGCCGGTGCCTGAGAGACGCGTGCCACGTTCACCCCCGGCGGTGTGGCGACCGGCTCGGCCGGTGCGTCAGGCTGCGTCGCCTGCGCCAGCCACAGCATCACCCCCCACCGCGCCGGCTGCGACCGGCACGGCCCAGCGTGAGGTGCCGTGTTGTCTCCGTTCGTTCATGGCCTGACCTCATGGGGCGAGCCTGCGCAGAGCGTGGCACAGCGTCCCGGCGCTGGCAACTGCCGCACAGGTCACCAGCACGTCACCAGCAAAGTGGGCCGAGCCTCGGCAGAATCGCGG
Protein-coding regions in this window:
- a CDS encoding helix-turn-helix domain-containing protein; the protein is MQASQMSTDQVAPRERAGFWSDWINRLFCGLKSDLYGDTDFNGRMSTLRAGDVVLTRLESQRHRVLRSPSQVRASEQGYLKIVAPWVGCAGVEQQGREAWVTPDQWSLYDTTDSYAVANPVRVEHLIVMVPKDRVTERGVHIDPLVARRLGGTGGVARIALETMRNAYRELPGMSPQAAQGVGDAITQLVHLSLLDLAGIGTATTQREALRERIKQHVTQHLGDPALSVDAIALALNCSRRQLYNAFAEEPDGVAGYILRRRLEACRRSFDDRAQDRRSITDIAIGFGFSNMAHFSRVFRAHLGVAPSDYRRVAGAARA